In one Stegostoma tigrinum isolate sSteTig4 chromosome 28, sSteTig4.hap1, whole genome shotgun sequence genomic region, the following are encoded:
- the LOC125466743 gene encoding uncharacterized protein LOC125466743 isoform X2 — MRMADSSKDSTSIDELEQSLSELKVQVKNLTESLSPELLTEYKKIGESDSILRSSRKNGDWLCSTGGTFPEEDIVGQATNPDESEWFLRPRHLVQSLGRYPALEDLGVPVHSLSPVDRVVDLTGSEIASKNNKISTISPVDIAYRESFPLKIGAPHVIGVRALLPPQIPVRPQSPERTRSSFLRDQAQILRRPRSIRSRSLSPASKRSRCLQSCSESPKPVWRPNSMKVNACGQPPPPINRQRSGSKKISSNRLTHSYSYKPGKFNSSSQLGSSQSLDDSSCSLWASCRLAVPPVSSLSAQEINERFLQSLAEGDVRQSLVEMLPYQQELSQLRLERLRVEEEFLLELKRQQEVERIRGPQPKWYEMKGSRFHYEAHKNNELL; from the exons ATGCGCATGGCAGACAGCAGCAAGGACAGTAccagcattgatgagttggaacAAAGTTTAAGTGAACTGAAGGTGCAGGTGAAAAACTTGACTGAGAGTCTGAGCCCTGAATTATTGACAGAGTACAAGAAGATAGGAGAGTCAGATAGCATCTTGAGATCCAGTCGCAAAAACGGTGACTGGCTCTGCTCAACTGGTGGGACATTTCCTGAGGAGGATATTGTTGGACAAGCAACAAATCCTGATGAGTCAGAATGGTTTCTGAGGCCAAGGCATTTAGTGCAGTCACTCGGCAGATATCCAGCACTTGAAGACCTTGGGGTTCCTGTTCATTCCTTGTCACCAGTGGACCGAGTGGTGGACCTCACTGGGAGTGAGATCGCCAGCAAAAACAACAAAATATCCACGATCTCACCTGTAGACATTGCCTACAGAGAAAGTTTTCCGCTGAAGATCGGTGCACCACATGTAATTGGAGTCAGGGCTCTCCTTCCTCCTCAGATACCAGTCAGGCCTCAGTCTCCTGAACGGACCAGATCATCATTCCTTAGAGACCAAGCTCAGATTCTCAGGCGCCCCAGGAGCATCCGATCACGATCTCTATCCCCAGCTTCCAAACGAAGTCGTTGTCTGCAGTCCTGCTCGGAATCTCCTAAACCTGTTTGGAGACCAAATTCTATGAAAGTAAATGCATGTGGAcagccccctcccccaattaacaGGCAGAGGTCAGGGAGTAAGAAGATATCCTCCAACAGACTGACACACTCCTATTCCTACAAACCAGGGAAGTTCAATTCAAGTTCCCAACTTGGGTCAAGTCAGAGCCTGGATGACAGCTCATGCTCCTTGTGGGCTTCATGCAGATTGGCAGTCCCACCTGTGTCATCTCTTTCTGCTCAGGAAATCAATGAAAG ATTTCTGCAGTCACTGGCAGAGGGCGATGTCAGGCAATCATTGGTGGAAATGTTGCCATACCAACAAGAACTCTCTCAGCTGAGGTTGGAACGTCTCCGAGTTGAGGAAGAGTTTCTCCTGGAGCTGAAACGGCAACAAGAAGTGGAAAGAATCCGGGGTCCACAGCCCAAGTG GTATGAAATGAAAGGATCTCGCTTCCATTATGAAGCTCACAAGAACAATGAACTGTTATGA
- the LOC125466743 gene encoding uncharacterized protein LOC125466743 isoform X1 — protein sequence MALGADHAFVLHGVRSPLRKKLNGYLTNSQRTFTTRQQGDISADSAKALMDDKMKEMRMADSSKDSTSIDELEQSLSELKVQVKNLTESLSPELLTEYKKIGESDSILRSSRKNGDWLCSTGGTFPEEDIVGQATNPDESEWFLRPRHLVQSLGRYPALEDLGVPVHSLSPVDRVVDLTGSEIASKNNKISTISPVDIAYRESFPLKIGAPHVIGVRALLPPQIPVRPQSPERTRSSFLRDQAQILRRPRSIRSRSLSPASKRSRCLQSCSESPKPVWRPNSMKVNACGQPPPPINRQRSGSKKISSNRLTHSYSYKPGKFNSSSQLGSSQSLDDSSCSLWASCRLAVPPVSSLSAQEINERFLQSLAEGDVRQSLVEMLPYQQELSQLRLERLRVEEEFLLELKRQQEVERIRGPQPKWYEMKGSRFHYEAHKNNELL from the exons ATGGCTCTCGGCGCCGATCATGCGTTCGTCCTGCACGGAGTCAGGAGCCCTCTGAG GAAGAAACTAAATGGTTATCTTACAAACTCACAAAGAACATTCACCACACGTCAGCAAGGTGACATATCAGCAGACTCAGCAAAAGCTCTCATGGATGATAAAATGAAGG AAATGCGCATGGCAGACAGCAGCAAGGACAGTAccagcattgatgagttggaacAAAGTTTAAGTGAACTGAAGGTGCAGGTGAAAAACTTGACTGAGAGTCTGAGCCCTGAATTATTGACAGAGTACAAGAAGATAGGAGAGTCAGATAGCATCTTGAGATCCAGTCGCAAAAACGGTGACTGGCTCTGCTCAACTGGTGGGACATTTCCTGAGGAGGATATTGTTGGACAAGCAACAAATCCTGATGAGTCAGAATGGTTTCTGAGGCCAAGGCATTTAGTGCAGTCACTCGGCAGATATCCAGCACTTGAAGACCTTGGGGTTCCTGTTCATTCCTTGTCACCAGTGGACCGAGTGGTGGACCTCACTGGGAGTGAGATCGCCAGCAAAAACAACAAAATATCCACGATCTCACCTGTAGACATTGCCTACAGAGAAAGTTTTCCGCTGAAGATCGGTGCACCACATGTAATTGGAGTCAGGGCTCTCCTTCCTCCTCAGATACCAGTCAGGCCTCAGTCTCCTGAACGGACCAGATCATCATTCCTTAGAGACCAAGCTCAGATTCTCAGGCGCCCCAGGAGCATCCGATCACGATCTCTATCCCCAGCTTCCAAACGAAGTCGTTGTCTGCAGTCCTGCTCGGAATCTCCTAAACCTGTTTGGAGACCAAATTCTATGAAAGTAAATGCATGTGGAcagccccctcccccaattaacaGGCAGAGGTCAGGGAGTAAGAAGATATCCTCCAACAGACTGACACACTCCTATTCCTACAAACCAGGGAAGTTCAATTCAAGTTCCCAACTTGGGTCAAGTCAGAGCCTGGATGACAGCTCATGCTCCTTGTGGGCTTCATGCAGATTGGCAGTCCCACCTGTGTCATCTCTTTCTGCTCAGGAAATCAATGAAAG ATTTCTGCAGTCACTGGCAGAGGGCGATGTCAGGCAATCATTGGTGGAAATGTTGCCATACCAACAAGAACTCTCTCAGCTGAGGTTGGAACGTCTCCGAGTTGAGGAAGAGTTTCTCCTGGAGCTGAAACGGCAACAAGAAGTGGAAAGAATCCGGGGTCCACAGCCCAAGTG GTATGAAATGAAAGGATCTCGCTTCCATTATGAAGCTCACAAGAACAATGAACTGTTATGA